The following are encoded in a window of Brevibacillus ruminantium genomic DNA:
- a CDS encoding c-type cytochrome — protein sequence MANQMTMKKRLLLLTAALLVVAGCASQTAGPPAGNGEKTAAVEKTSSQQDAAAMSAEPSGLQDYKPPSMNDVPEGPLGEAITYGHKLINETNVALPDYVGNKLSCTSCHGNAGLDATSPLTGVAAVYPQYIPRSGKVLTIEDRINGCFVRSMNGQPLPYNSDEMRAMVAYLSYISTDVPVGTKERPWVVKNSLKEVPTPNVENGERLYMQSCIQCHAADGSGTGANSGPALWGDNSFNIGAGMGRISTAAGYIKRNMPLGEMGGVKQGTLTDQEAADLAAYILSFPRPDFEDKANDWPAGNAPKDVPYELNSQKQ from the coding sequence ATGGCTAACCAAATGACAATGAAGAAAAGACTGTTACTGTTGACCGCAGCTCTGCTGGTCGTCGCCGGATGCGCCTCCCAGACAGCCGGGCCTCCGGCAGGGAACGGAGAAAAGACAGCAGCTGTAGAAAAGACGTCCTCGCAGCAGGATGCGGCAGCAATGTCAGCGGAACCTTCCGGGCTGCAGGACTATAAGCCCCCAAGTATGAATGACGTGCCAGAGGGCCCTTTGGGGGAAGCCATCACGTACGGTCACAAGCTGATCAATGAAACAAACGTGGCGCTGCCCGACTACGTCGGCAACAAGCTGTCTTGCACAAGCTGTCACGGCAACGCCGGTTTGGATGCGACCTCCCCTTTGACAGGGGTTGCCGCCGTCTATCCCCAATACATCCCCAGATCGGGCAAGGTTTTGACGATCGAGGATCGAATAAACGGCTGCTTTGTCCGCAGTATGAACGGTCAGCCGCTGCCGTATAACAGCGATGAAATGAGGGCGATGGTTGCGTATCTGAGTTATATTTCCACCGATGTTCCGGTCGGAACGAAGGAAAGGCCTTGGGTAGTAAAAAACAGCTTGAAAGAGGTACCGACTCCAAACGTGGAAAACGGCGAGCGTCTGTACATGCAGTCCTGCATACAATGCCACGCTGCGGACGGTTCCGGGACCGGGGCCAATTCTGGCCCGGCGCTGTGGGGCGACAACTCCTTCAATATCGGAGCCGGGATGGGCAGGATTTCGACCGCCGCAGGGTATATCAAGCGGAACATGCCGCTTGGAGAAATGGGCGGGGTCAAGCAGGGAACGTTGACCGACCAGGAGGCCGCAGATCTGGCGGCATATATTTTGAGTTTCCCGCGCCCTGACTTCGAGGACAAGGCAAATGACTGGCCGGCCGGCAATGCGCCAAAGGACGTGCCGTACGAATTGAACAGCCAAAAGCAGTAA
- a CDS encoding helix-turn-helix domain-containing protein, which translates to MSFGLNVKQARKEKGLTLQELSDRSGVSPAMLSMIEREEKNPTLHVACQIAEALELTLSQLLGEQEKREVMLIRKGERLVYRDEQSGFERHLLSPSFPAKGIEFVLNVVPAGKESGLFPAHKQGVKEYLVVAQGRLRAVLGEGLLDTILEEGDSLYFEADLPHRFINVGETPCSYYLVIDSNAGR; encoded by the coding sequence ATGAGCTTCGGTCTGAACGTCAAACAGGCGCGAAAAGAAAAGGGATTGACGCTGCAAGAGCTGTCGGATCGCTCAGGGGTAAGCCCTGCCATGCTGTCGATGATTGAGCGTGAGGAAAAAAATCCGACCTTGCATGTCGCTTGCCAGATCGCGGAGGCACTGGAGCTTACCCTGTCGCAGCTTTTAGGGGAGCAGGAAAAACGGGAGGTTATGCTCATTCGAAAAGGGGAGCGTCTCGTTTACCGCGATGAGCAGTCAGGCTTCGAGCGCCACTTGTTGTCTCCTTCGTTTCCAGCGAAAGGGATTGAATTTGTGCTGAATGTCGTCCCGGCAGGCAAAGAGTCTGGGCTGTTTCCCGCACACAAACAAGGGGTAAAGGAATACCTTGTCGTCGCTCAGGGGAGGCTGCGGGCTGTGCTTGGCGAAGGTCTGCTCGATACAATACTGGAAGAAGGGGATTCGCTCTACTTTGAGGCGGATCTGCCCCACCGCTTTATCAATGTCGGGGAAACGCCATGCAGCTATTATCTGGTGATCGACTCCAATGCGGGCAGATAG
- a CDS encoding sigma-54-dependent transcriptional regulator, whose product MYPDKSILLVDDEQDYRQLLSARLTRKGYRVWEAGDGTEALARVASDHIQLILLDLKMPGMDGLTFLKRCKQSAPWVQVIVVTGHGTIETAIEAMKSGAYDYLTKPYNLNELEALLEKALEKQQLEEENTQLKEALSASGKAAPIIAVSSVMKELLSTAVKLAQTDSSVLLRGESGTGKDLVARFIFENSPRSGRAFVPINMGAIPDAMLESELFGHEKGAFTGAVSPKKGLVEIAHQGTLFLDEIGDLPYPLQVKLLRFLETGEFRRIGSNRLQQVDVRIIAATNVDLERRVEEGSFRADLFYRLHVVDICLPPLRERQEDILPLAEHFLKRLERKYQAKALSEQAKAALAEYSYPGNIRELAHMIERGLVLSKNECIEAADLFPQQLHQAASDWRQASTETKDAGDTEMYSLKQLECQHIRKVLSLSNWNKTRAAKALGISVRNLYRKIEEYGLRP is encoded by the coding sequence ATGTATCCTGACAAATCGATTTTGCTTGTCGATGACGAACAGGACTACCGTCAGCTTTTATCCGCCCGTTTGACTCGAAAAGGCTATCGCGTATGGGAGGCGGGAGACGGAACGGAAGCGCTCGCCCGTGTAGCCAGCGATCATATTCAGTTGATCCTGCTTGATTTGAAAATGCCTGGCATGGACGGATTGACCTTTTTGAAGCGGTGCAAGCAGTCGGCTCCCTGGGTTCAGGTGATCGTGGTAACCGGTCACGGAACCATCGAGACAGCCATCGAGGCGATGAAAAGTGGTGCCTATGACTACCTGACCAAGCCTTACAACCTAAACGAGCTGGAGGCTTTGCTGGAAAAGGCGCTGGAAAAACAGCAGTTGGAGGAAGAAAATACGCAATTGAAAGAAGCGCTCTCGGCTTCGGGCAAAGCTGCTCCGATCATCGCGGTCAGTTCTGTGATGAAGGAGCTGTTGTCGACAGCGGTCAAGTTGGCGCAGACTGATTCATCTGTATTGCTTAGAGGCGAGAGCGGAACAGGGAAAGACTTGGTCGCCCGCTTTATCTTCGAAAACAGCCCCCGGAGCGGAAGAGCTTTTGTTCCGATCAACATGGGAGCGATCCCGGATGCTATGCTGGAAAGCGAGCTGTTCGGCCATGAAAAGGGCGCTTTTACCGGAGCTGTTTCTCCGAAAAAGGGATTGGTTGAAATCGCACATCAGGGAACGCTGTTTCTCGATGAAATCGGCGATTTGCCCTATCCGCTGCAAGTGAAGCTTCTCCGTTTTTTGGAAACGGGGGAATTCCGGCGAATCGGAAGCAACCGGCTGCAGCAGGTAGACGTCAGGATCATCGCTGCGACCAACGTCGATCTGGAACGCCGGGTAGAGGAGGGCAGCTTCCGGGCCGATCTCTTCTACCGCCTGCACGTGGTGGACATTTGCCTGCCGCCTCTGCGGGAGAGACAGGAGGATATCCTGCCGCTGGCCGAGCATTTCTTAAAGCGGTTGGAGCGGAAGTACCAGGCAAAAGCACTCAGCGAGCAGGCCAAGGCTGCCTTGGCCGAGTATTCTTATCCCGGCAATATCCGCGAGTTGGCTCATATGATCGAGCGCGGACTCGTTCTGTCGAAGAACGAGTGCATCGAGGCAGCCGATTTGTTTCCACAGCAGCTTCATCAGGCGGCAAGTGATTGGCGGCAGGCAAGCACCGAAACAAAGGATGCCGGGGATACGGAGATGTATTCGTTAAAACAATTGGAATGCCAGCATATCCGGAAAGTGCTCAGTCTGTCCAACTGGAACAAGACAAGGGCGGCGAAAGCGCTCGGCATCAGTGTCCGCAACCTGTATCGGAAAATCGAAGAGTACGGATTAAGACCGTAA
- a CDS encoding L-lactate permease: MKIFLACFPILLILLLLFVGRLSAWKAGLIGVFVTVALALFVPDFATPSSSLYAAAVKGALTTSLVAYVILFGILLYHLMNESGVIQTIASFIAYSAQDPIRQVLLLAVGFSPLVESSSGFGIAVIVLAPILISLGFDRFRAVLISLVSLSAVPWGSLAMGTIIGANLGNVPVGKLGAGSALLSLPTFVYFALLIVYLAGGWSGVKRRFWETLLISGVFGLSVWAANRYVSVELAGVFGSLTAIGTELLCIRFAAGRTGLGKRAAEAELSVAKEIVPEGEQRCSVVKTFSPYLILITLLLLSRLITPVEAFLQSHLVLSLPAYGFSLPLLYSPGFFLGVTCLLTCFLFSLEKDKIIKSLRSTLVQATPVIGSTLFYVVLSELMSAAAMTETLAHAAAALFGSAFLFFSPVIGGMGGFLTGSNTGSNAMFIKLQTQTATQLGISPELVAYGQNTASSHAMMASPSRVLLGASVGDVKDREQELLKKISLIVLGMICLVVLGLVRIQLFS; encoded by the coding sequence ATGAAAATTTTCCTTGCCTGCTTTCCCATTTTGCTGATCCTTTTGCTGCTCTTTGTCGGCAGGCTGTCCGCCTGGAAAGCGGGACTAATCGGGGTCTTTGTCACTGTCGCTCTCGCTTTGTTCGTACCCGATTTCGCGACACCGAGCAGCAGTCTTTATGCGGCCGCCGTAAAAGGTGCGTTGACCACCTCGCTCGTCGCTTATGTGATTTTGTTCGGCATCCTGCTCTATCATCTGATGAATGAATCAGGGGTGATCCAGACCATCGCTTCGTTCATCGCTTATTCTGCACAGGATCCGATTCGGCAAGTGCTTCTCTTGGCAGTCGGCTTTTCTCCCCTGGTTGAGTCGTCCAGCGGCTTTGGCATCGCGGTCATCGTTCTCGCCCCCATCCTCATTTCATTGGGGTTTGACCGCTTTCGTGCTGTGTTGATCTCGCTCGTCAGCCTGAGTGCTGTGCCATGGGGGTCGCTGGCCATGGGTACCATCATCGGGGCCAACCTGGGGAATGTTCCGGTGGGCAAGCTGGGAGCTGGCAGCGCCCTGTTGTCACTTCCGACGTTTGTCTATTTCGCTTTGCTGATCGTCTATCTGGCGGGAGGCTGGAGCGGAGTCAAACGGCGCTTCTGGGAAACGCTGCTGATCAGCGGTGTGTTCGGCCTCTCTGTCTGGGCAGCAAACCGCTATGTCAGTGTAGAGCTTGCCGGGGTATTCGGCTCTTTGACAGCGATCGGGACAGAGCTGCTGTGCATCCGTTTCGCAGCGGGACGGACCGGACTTGGGAAGCGGGCAGCCGAAGCGGAGCTGTCCGTTGCAAAGGAAATCGTGCCGGAAGGTGAGCAGCGATGCAGCGTGGTGAAAACGTTCAGTCCCTATCTAATCCTGATTACTCTCTTGCTGTTGTCTCGCTTGATTACCCCAGTGGAAGCCTTTTTGCAATCCCATCTGGTCCTAAGCCTGCCAGCTTATGGTTTTTCGCTGCCCCTTTTGTATTCACCGGGATTTTTTCTGGGAGTGACATGCCTGCTGACCTGCTTTCTGTTTTCCTTGGAAAAAGACAAGATTATCAAAAGTCTCCGCTCTACGCTGGTGCAGGCTACTCCAGTGATTGGCTCCACTCTCTTTTACGTGGTCCTGTCCGAATTGATGTCCGCCGCTGCGATGACGGAGACTCTGGCCCATGCCGCAGCAGCTCTGTTTGGAAGTGCCTTTTTGTTCTTCTCTCCGGTGATCGGAGGGATGGGCGGCTTTTTGACCGGTAGCAACACCGGTTCGAATGCGATGTTTATCAAGCTGCAGACGCAAACGGCCACGCAGCTGGGCATTTCACCTGAGCTGGTTGCCTACGGACAAAACACGGCGTCCTCCCACGCTATGATGGCTTCTCCCTCCCGCGTCCTGCTCGGTGCCTCTGTGGGGGACGTGAAAGACAGGGAGCAAGAGCTGCTCAAGAAAATCTCTTTGATCGTACTTGGGATGATCTGCCTCGTCGTGCTTGGCCTCGTGCGGATTCAGCTTTTCTCATAA
- a CDS encoding TRAP transporter large permease encodes MEWIVFILFFLLLLLRVPVAIALVFSAALALLDSGFNLDVLPQKMFSSLNVSTLMAIPGFILAGVLMSRGGISKALIDSLRAWVGHYAGGLSVVTILACAVFAAISGSSPATAAAIGAIMIPGMIEAGYSKRYSMGLVAAAGTLGILIPPSIPLIVYGTVAEESIGKLFMAGFLPGLFLTMVLILAAIIYARVKNFGRLPKASTEERIKLSIKALPAAFLPFLILGTIYLGVATPTEASVVACVYSLIVAVFVYRQISWKDTHAILRETVNTSSMIFFIIAGATVFGLYLTNAQVPQNIAAWIMEGDVNKWTFLIACNILFFIMGMFLEPTSIILITLPIFLPILQLLGIDVIHFAIIMTVNMELGMITPPVGLNLFVVSGITREKLEEVVKGVVPFIALMILVLVIIIVWPSLSLWLPVQMAN; translated from the coding sequence GTGGAATGGATAGTATTTATCCTCTTTTTTCTGCTTTTATTGCTGAGGGTGCCCGTCGCGATTGCACTGGTCTTTTCTGCTGCGCTGGCGCTGCTGGATAGCGGATTTAACCTGGATGTTCTGCCGCAAAAGATGTTTTCTTCCCTGAATGTATCCACGCTGATGGCGATTCCCGGCTTCATTCTGGCCGGCGTATTGATGTCCCGCGGGGGAATCTCGAAAGCGCTGATCGATTCGCTGCGTGCGTGGGTAGGTCATTATGCGGGCGGGCTGTCCGTCGTGACGATCCTTGCTTGTGCTGTTTTTGCAGCGATTTCCGGTTCCAGCCCGGCTACGGCGGCAGCTATCGGGGCGATCATGATTCCCGGTATGATCGAGGCAGGCTACAGCAAACGGTACTCGATGGGGCTGGTAGCGGCAGCGGGTACGCTGGGAATTTTGATTCCGCCGTCGATCCCGTTGATCGTATACGGTACGGTTGCCGAAGAATCCATCGGCAAGCTGTTTATGGCCGGCTTTTTGCCCGGATTGTTTCTCACCATGGTTCTTATTCTTGCGGCGATCATTTACGCCCGCGTGAAAAACTTTGGACGTCTTCCCAAGGCCAGCACGGAGGAGCGTATCAAGCTCAGCATCAAAGCCTTGCCGGCAGCATTTCTGCCCTTTTTGATTCTGGGTACAATTTATTTGGGGGTTGCCACACCGACGGAAGCCTCGGTGGTAGCCTGCGTCTATTCCCTGATCGTCGCCGTTTTTGTCTACCGCCAAATCTCCTGGAAGGATACCCATGCCATCCTGCGTGAAACGGTGAATACCAGTTCCATGATCTTTTTCATTATTGCCGGTGCCACGGTATTCGGGCTGTATCTGACCAACGCACAGGTACCGCAAAATATCGCGGCCTGGATCATGGAGGGCGACGTCAACAAATGGACGTTCCTGATCGCCTGCAATATCTTGTTCTTTATCATGGGGATGTTCCTCGAGCCCACCTCGATCATCCTGATTACCCTGCCGATTTTCCTGCCGATTCTGCAGCTTCTCGGCATCGATGTGATTCATTTTGCGATTATCATGACGGTCAACATGGAGCTGGGCATGATCACCCCGCCCGTCGGGTTGAATCTGTTTGTCGTCAGCGGAATCACCAGAGAAAAGCTGGAGGAAGTCGTCAAAGGCGTTGTCCCGTTTATCGCGCTGATGATTCTGGTTCTGGTTATCATCATCGTCTGGCCGTCCCTGTCGCTTTGGCTGCCGGTCCAGATGGCAAATTAA
- a CDS encoding TRAP transporter small permease has protein sequence MSTWRERYSKFEDYLAGSLLVIGVSLIFYGVVCRYVFNSPKAWIDEISTYFVVWGALIGFAVALREGHHIQVDILYDRLPASLKKAFDVFSNGLGILFCLAFVFFGGKLLSLYWETQQQSTDVGIYLWIVYMVIPVSGLMLGYRFLEKLLISLKKEVKIEWNG, from the coding sequence ATGTCAACATGGAGGGAAAGGTACAGCAAATTTGAGGATTATCTGGCTGGATCGCTCCTGGTCATCGGTGTATCCCTGATTTTTTATGGCGTCGTATGTCGCTATGTTTTCAACAGTCCAAAAGCATGGATCGATGAAATATCAACGTATTTTGTCGTCTGGGGAGCCTTGATCGGTTTTGCAGTGGCACTTCGGGAAGGGCATCATATTCAGGTGGATATTTTGTATGATCGACTGCCGGCATCTTTAAAAAAAGCGTTTGATGTGTTTTCAAATGGATTGGGAATCCTGTTCTGCCTGGCATTTGTCTTTTTTGGAGGAAAGCTTCTCTCTTTGTACTGGGAAACACAGCAGCAATCGACGGACGTCGGCATTTATTTATGGATTGTGTACATGGTTATTCCCGTTAGCGGTCTCATGCTCGGTTATCGTTTCCTTGAAAAGCTGTTAATTAGTCTGAAAAAAGAGGTGAAAATCGAGTGGAATGGATAG
- a CDS encoding SLC13 family permease — MSTISKPQPDEETVRPESEAAKRQKAMKLQTATKRWTALRKPLWFALSLLAFVLIYFGLEAYMDYGARVTLAITLAVIVLWVLEPIPFSMTAVLVLILLPISGAVSTDLILSGFASPAIFLIVAGMMIASAVEQTPLGKRLAYQLLYWLGEKKGGVLAGILLVPQILAFFIPAAAVRTAMLLPIVFSIASILGVKAGEVRGKKLMMGVVVGCGISGTAVLPAALGNVITVDLINTYLQTHVTYMDWLVLALPMWLIMIPASWWVLYRSFPVKEPMPSGLKEKMKELIAELGPISSKEKRLMGILAGVCVFWALEGVHGWPPVIPALIGAVLMAWPGIKVADWEKIIDVKFSPLVMLGVTLSLGRALYETGVTDYLSKWMESDVTLFLFSNPALAVLTVAVLTQLIHKVTSNVSTAVIATVPVVVALAAHSPDSPALLLAIVAGLTSLYGFILVVETIPGVMVHGTGWVTQQDFFVPGFWLTLITTGVTFLMALTWWKWLGYY; from the coding sequence ATGTCCACGATCAGCAAGCCGCAGCCGGACGAGGAGACAGTCAGGCCAGAATCGGAGGCAGCCAAACGCCAAAAGGCAATGAAACTCCAGACGGCAACCAAACGCTGGACGGCGCTGCGAAAGCCGCTCTGGTTTGCCTTGTCTCTCCTCGCTTTTGTACTCATCTATTTTGGACTCGAAGCGTACATGGACTATGGGGCTCGGGTAACCCTTGCGATCACACTGGCCGTAATCGTGCTCTGGGTGCTGGAACCGATTCCCTTTTCGATGACAGCCGTGCTTGTTTTGATTTTGCTGCCGATATCGGGAGCGGTTTCCACGGACTTGATCTTGTCAGGCTTTGCGTCGCCAGCAATATTTCTTATCGTCGCGGGCATGATGATTGCGAGTGCCGTGGAACAAACACCGCTTGGCAAGCGTCTGGCGTATCAGCTGCTCTACTGGTTGGGCGAGAAAAAAGGGGGCGTGCTCGCCGGGATCCTTCTCGTTCCGCAAATTTTGGCCTTTTTCATTCCCGCTGCTGCCGTTCGGACAGCGATGCTGTTGCCCATCGTCTTTTCCATCGCGTCGATTCTCGGGGTAAAAGCAGGGGAAGTCCGCGGCAAAAAGCTGATGATGGGCGTCGTGGTCGGCTGTGGAATAAGCGGAACGGCTGTCTTGCCGGCAGCTCTTGGAAACGTAATTACTGTCGATTTGATCAACACCTATCTGCAGACACATGTCACCTATATGGATTGGCTCGTGCTGGCTTTGCCGATGTGGTTGATCATGATCCCGGCATCCTGGTGGGTGCTGTATCGCTCTTTTCCTGTGAAAGAGCCGATGCCGAGCGGATTGAAGGAAAAGATGAAAGAGCTGATCGCAGAACTGGGACCGATCAGTTCCAAGGAAAAACGGCTGATGGGCATTCTCGCCGGGGTATGCGTCTTCTGGGCGCTGGAAGGCGTTCACGGGTGGCCTCCCGTCATTCCCGCTTTGATCGGAGCTGTTCTGATGGCGTGGCCGGGGATCAAAGTGGCGGACTGGGAGAAGATTATCGATGTCAAATTTTCTCCGCTGGTGATGCTTGGCGTCACCCTGTCGCTGGGGAGGGCGCTGTACGAGACTGGCGTTACAGATTACTTGTCCAAATGGATGGAATCCGACGTGACCCTATTCCTTTTCTCTAATCCTGCGCTGGCTGTGTTGACGGTAGCTGTACTTACACAGCTGATTCACAAAGTGACGTCAAATGTATCTACGGCTGTGATCGCCACAGTGCCTGTAGTAGTGGCATTGGCGGCTCACTCTCCTGACTCCCCGGCGCTGCTGCTCGCCATTGTTGCCGGACTTACCAGTTTGTACGGATTTATTTTGGTCGTAGAAACGATTCCCGGCGTGATGGTGCATGGAACGGGATGGGTGACGCAGCAGGATTTCTTTGTACCCGGCTTTTGGTTGACACTCATCACGACGGGCGTCACATTCCTGATGGCGCTGACCTGGTGGAAATGGCTCGGGTATTATTAG
- a CDS encoding TRAP transporter substrate-binding protein: protein MKKGWKAAMAGCLSLVLLTAAGCGGSKSQDASAYTPEKPLIIKFSHVTTADSPKGKAATKFADMMAEKTGGKVKVEVYPSSQLYGDKDEMEALQAGNVQIIAPSATKLVGFNPAFQIVDMPFLFKNHDSVLKFWDGDLGKKLLGSLDSKNMLGLAMWENGFKVFTANKPLTKPEDFKGLKFRTQAGKVLEAQFKALGSGAATIPFGETYTALQQGTVDGQENTWNNIDTQKYEEVQKHLIISNHGRLDYIVLTNKKWYSGLPEDIRKAFDESMTEATKYERELAVELDKESENKLKSSGKMQVVELSEADREAFVKVMEPVYSEFSETVGKEFIDGARQL, encoded by the coding sequence ATGAAAAAAGGTTGGAAAGCAGCGATGGCGGGCTGTCTTTCGCTCGTGCTGCTGACAGCGGCAGGATGCGGCGGCTCCAAATCTCAGGATGCATCGGCGTACACACCAGAAAAACCGCTGATCATCAAGTTTTCACACGTAACCACGGCGGACAGTCCAAAAGGGAAGGCTGCCACCAAATTTGCCGATATGATGGCAGAGAAGACGGGCGGAAAGGTAAAAGTAGAAGTCTATCCGTCCTCTCAGCTCTACGGTGACAAAGACGAGATGGAAGCCCTCCAGGCTGGCAACGTCCAAATCATTGCTCCATCTGCAACCAAGCTGGTCGGATTCAACCCGGCTTTCCAGATCGTAGATATGCCGTTCTTGTTCAAAAACCACGATTCTGTACTTAAATTCTGGGACGGAGACTTGGGCAAAAAGCTTCTCGGTTCCCTGGATAGCAAAAACATGCTGGGTCTTGCCATGTGGGAAAACGGCTTTAAAGTCTTCACCGCAAATAAACCTCTTACCAAGCCGGAAGATTTCAAAGGTCTGAAATTCCGCACGCAGGCTGGGAAGGTGCTGGAGGCGCAGTTTAAGGCACTGGGTTCCGGGGCAGCGACGATTCCGTTTGGCGAAACCTACACGGCGTTGCAGCAGGGTACTGTAGACGGCCAGGAAAACACCTGGAACAACATCGACACGCAAAAGTACGAAGAAGTACAAAAGCATCTCATCATCTCCAACCACGGCCGCCTCGATTACATTGTATTGACCAACAAAAAATGGTACAGCGGTCTGCCGGAAGATATCCGCAAGGCTTTCGACGAGTCGATGACAGAAGCGACCAAATACGAGCGTGAGCTGGCAGTTGAACTGGACAAGGAGTCGGAGAACAAGCTGAAAAGCTCTGGCAAAATGCAGGTTGTCGAGCTGAGTGAAGCGGATCGCGAAGCCTTCGTGAAGGTAATGGAGCCGGTATACAGTGAATTCTCCGAAACCGTCGGCAAAGAGTTCATTGATGGAGCACGACAACTGTAA